Proteins encoded together in one Labeo rohita strain BAU-BD-2019 chromosome 21, IGBB_LRoh.1.0, whole genome shotgun sequence window:
- the ublcp1 gene encoding ubiquitin-like domain-containing CTD phosphatase 1, producing the protein MSVSVIIKWGGQEYSISTLSEEDTVLDLKQSIKSLTGVLPERQKLLGLKVKGKPADDDVKLGDLKLKPNTKIMMMGTREESLEDVLAPPPENDDVVNDFDIEEEVTEVENREENLAKIARRVKDYKVEELNTPRPGKRLLVLDIDYTLFDHKSCAETGKELMRPYLHEFLASAYEDYDIVIWSATSMKWIDAKMKELGVTDNPSYKITFMLDSAAMITVHTPKRGVVEVKPLGVIWGKYSEFYNRKNTIMFDDIGRNFLMNPQNGLKIRPFMKAHLNREKDKELYKLSLYLKEIAKLDDFSGLNHKHWERYLSKKQNQ; encoded by the exons ATGTCTGTTTCGGTTATTATCAAGTGGGGTGGACAGGAGTACTCCATCAGCACATTGTCTGAGGAGGACACCGTGTTGGATCTGAAACAGTCCATTAAATCTCTCACAGGAGTTCTCCCAGAACGACAGAAGCTTCTGGGATTGAAAGTGAAAG GTAAACCAGCAGATGATGATGTCAAACTGGGTGACTTGAAGTTGAAGCCCAATACCAAAATTATGATGATGGGCACCAGAGAGGAAAGTCTG GAAGATGTCTTAGCGCCTCCACCAGAAAATGATGATGTGGTCAATGACTTTGACATTGAAGAGGAAGTGACTGAGGTTGAAAACAG AGAGGAGAATTTGGCCAAGATAGCTCGTCGGGTAAAAGACTATAAAGTTGAGGAGTTAAATACCCCAAGACCAGGAAAAAGATTGCTTGTTCTAGATATTGACTATACACTTTTTG ATCATAAGTCATGTGCAGAAACAGGCAAGGAGCTGATGAGACCATACTTACATGAATTTCTAGCATCAGCATATGAGGACTATGATATTGTCATTTGGT CTGCAACAAGTATGAAGTGGATTGATGCTAAAATGAAA GAACTGGGGGTGACGGACAACCCAAGCTATAAGATCACCTTCATGTTGGACAGTGCAGCTATGATCACTGTGCACACACCTAAAAGAGGAGTTGTAGAG GTGAAGCCTTTAGGAGTCATATGGGGTAAATATAGTGAGTTCTACAACAGGAAGAACACAATTATGTTTGATGACATCGGAAGAAACTTTCTCATGAATCCACAAAATGGACTGAAG ATCAGACCGTTCATGAAGGCACACTTAAACCGTGAGAAAGACAAAGAACTCTACAAGCTGTCTCTGTATCTGAAGGAGATTGCTAAACTCGATGACTTCTCAGGTCTCAACCACAAGCACTGGGAAAG GTACCTCTCAAAGAAGCAGAATCAATGA